GCATACCCTTTCTCGACGACCTCGCCGTCAGTGATGATGTTGAAGTTCCAGCGCTCGAGCACCTCGCCGGTGCCCTTGCTCATGATGACCAGCACAATCCTCTGCAGCTTCCCACCCTCCAGCCACTCTGTGGACCGCAGCAAATACAGGTGAGGAGAAAAATAATGGATGTTTCCTTCCTCGATGAGCAAAACAAGGCGGTAACGAGAGATCTCGGATGGGGAGGGAGGACGAACCTGAGAGCTGGGAGGTGAGGTTGGTGAGGAAGGTCTTGACGGCCTTGTCCTGCGTGAGCAGCATGGGGAGGCCGTACTTCTTCACCTTGCCGAAGCTCTCCTCCGGGTACACCCCGCGGTTGTACAGGATGCTGCAGCCACACCAAACACCACGAATCAATCCCCATTGCCAAAATTTGGCTCTTACCCGCTCCATCTCAAATAAACCGGCGTCGGGGATAGAGACGACGCCGCTGTTTGCCGGCCCGTCGCGCACCTGTTGGCCGCGTAACCTGCCACCGAATCATCCGATCAGACACTGGAGAGGGGAGGATGGGAAGGGGGGGATCGGGTGGCGGCGCGCGCTTACCGAAGAACTCGCTGACGATGGCGGCGGAGCCCTTGAGCGTGATGATGTCCTTGGACGCCGTCCTCGACGCCATCACTCCTCGGCCTCGGTCGTCCT
This region of Triticum aestivum cultivar Chinese Spring chromosome 2D, IWGSC CS RefSeq v2.1, whole genome shotgun sequence genomic DNA includes:
- the LOC123053697 gene encoding mitotic spindle checkpoint protein MAD2 — encoded protein: MASRTASKDIITLKGSAAIVSEFFGYAANSILYNRGVYPEESFGKVKKYGLPMLLTQDKAVKTFLTNLTSQLSEWLEGGKLQRIVLVIMSKGTGEVLERWNFNIITDGEVVEKGAVKEKSDKEIMREIQAIMRQVNSCISFLPCLDEPCIFDVLAYTDSDTTVPFTWMESDAKLIENPQMVKLHSFDTKIHKVDTLVSYKVDDLDEQ